In the genome of Nycticebus coucang isolate mNycCou1 chromosome 12, mNycCou1.pri, whole genome shotgun sequence, one region contains:
- the ZNF740 gene encoding zinc finger protein 740 isoform X1, producing the protein MAQASLLACEGLAGVSLVPTAASKKMMLSQIASKQAENGERAGSPDVLRCSSQGHRKDSDKSRSRKDDDSLAETSHSKKTVKKVVVVEQNGSFQVKIPKNFVCEHCFGAFRSSYHLKRHILIHTGEKPFECDICDMRFIQKYHLERHKRVHSGEKPYQCERCHQCFSRTDRLLRHKRMCQGCQSKTSDGQFSL; encoded by the exons ATGGCTCAG GCAAGTCTCCTGGCTTGTGAAGGCCTAGCAGGTGTGAGTTTGGTTCCCACTGCAGCCAGCAAGAAGATGATGCTGAGCCAGATTGCCAGCAAGCAGGCTGAAAATGGAGAGCGGGCAGGTAGCCCTGATGTGCTGAGGTGCTCGAGTCAG GGTCACCGAAAGGACAGTGATAAGTCCCGGAGCCGCAAAGATGATGACAGCTTGGCTGAGACCTCTCATTCAAAAAAGACTGTTAAAAAG GTGGTGGTAGTGGAACAAAATGGTTCTTTTCAAGTAAAGATTCCCAAAAATTTTGTTTGCGAGCACTGCTTTGGAGCCTTTAGGAGCAGTTACCACCTAAAGAGGCACATCCTTATTCACACTG GTGAGAAACCATTTGAGTGTGATATATGTGATATGCGCTTCATCCAGAAGTACCACCTGGAACGCCACAAGCGTGTACACAGTGGTGAAAAGCCTTACCAGTGTGAACGGTGTCATCAG tgtttttcTCGGACAGATCGATTACTCAGACACAAACGGATGTGCCAGGGGTGCCAGTCCAAGACCTCCGACGGGCAGTTTTCTCTATAG
- the ZNF740 gene encoding zinc finger protein 740 isoform X2: MKEASLLACEGLAGVSLVPTAASKKMMLSQIASKQAENGERAGSPDVLRCSSQGHRKDSDKSRSRKDDDSLAETSHSKKTVKKVVVVEQNGSFQVKIPKNFVCEHCFGAFRSSYHLKRHILIHTGEKPFECDICDMRFIQKYHLERHKRVHSGEKPYQCERCHQCFSRTDRLLRHKRMCQGCQSKTSDGQFSL; encoded by the exons ATGAAGGAG GCAAGTCTCCTGGCTTGTGAAGGCCTAGCAGGTGTGAGTTTGGTTCCCACTGCAGCCAGCAAGAAGATGATGCTGAGCCAGATTGCCAGCAAGCAGGCTGAAAATGGAGAGCGGGCAGGTAGCCCTGATGTGCTGAGGTGCTCGAGTCAG GGTCACCGAAAGGACAGTGATAAGTCCCGGAGCCGCAAAGATGATGACAGCTTGGCTGAGACCTCTCATTCAAAAAAGACTGTTAAAAAG GTGGTGGTAGTGGAACAAAATGGTTCTTTTCAAGTAAAGATTCCCAAAAATTTTGTTTGCGAGCACTGCTTTGGAGCCTTTAGGAGCAGTTACCACCTAAAGAGGCACATCCTTATTCACACTG GTGAGAAACCATTTGAGTGTGATATATGTGATATGCGCTTCATCCAGAAGTACCACCTGGAACGCCACAAGCGTGTACACAGTGGTGAAAAGCCTTACCAGTGTGAACGGTGTCATCAG tgtttttcTCGGACAGATCGATTACTCAGACACAAACGGATGTGCCAGGGGTGCCAGTCCAAGACCTCCGACGGGCAGTTTTCTCTATAG